A genomic window from Buteo buteo chromosome 13, bButBut1.hap1.1, whole genome shotgun sequence includes:
- the RAMAC gene encoding RNA guanine-N7 methyltransferase activating subunit isoform X1: MFKVFRMTSLVDMPLNYEKMFAHRFTSDDEEYQEYLKRPADPPPIVEEWRSRSGGNQRNRDRFQDGRYFRGDRYNWQGDYRSNQRPERSWGNSYQQHRQGQSYSSHYGQYGYNSYNPGPRYHPY, from the exons ATGTTTAAAGTTTTCAGAATGACTTCCTTGGTTGACATGCCCTTGAATTATGAGAAGATGTTTGCTCATCGATTCACATCAGATGATGAAGAATACCAAGAATACCTGAAACGCCCTGCAGATCCCCCTCCTATAGTTGAAGAATGGAGAAGCAGATCTGGTGGCAACCAGAGAAACAGAGATCG GTTTCAAGATGGTAGATATTTTAGAGGAGACAGATACAACTGGCAAGGTGACTATAGATCTAATCAGAGGCCAGAAAGAAGTTGGGGTAATAGCTACCAGCAGCACAGACAAGGACAATCGTACTCCTCCCACTATGGACAATATGGCTACAACTCCTACAACCCAGGGCCTCGTTACCATCCCTACTGA
- the RAMAC gene encoding RNA guanine-N7 methyltransferase activating subunit isoform X2 has protein sequence MTSLVDMPLNYEKMFAHRFTSDDEEYQEYLKRPADPPPIVEEWRSRSGGNQRNRDRFQDGRYFRGDRYNWQGDYRSNQRPERSWGNSYQQHRQGQSYSSHYGQYGYNSYNPGPRYHPY, from the exons ATGACTTCCTTGGTTGACATGCCCTTGAATTATGAGAAGATGTTTGCTCATCGATTCACATCAGATGATGAAGAATACCAAGAATACCTGAAACGCCCTGCAGATCCCCCTCCTATAGTTGAAGAATGGAGAAGCAGATCTGGTGGCAACCAGAGAAACAGAGATCG GTTTCAAGATGGTAGATATTTTAGAGGAGACAGATACAACTGGCAAGGTGACTATAGATCTAATCAGAGGCCAGAAAGAAGTTGGGGTAATAGCTACCAGCAGCACAGACAAGGACAATCGTACTCCTCCCACTATGGACAATATGGCTACAACTCCTACAACCCAGGGCCTCGTTACCATCCCTACTGA